In Anaerolineales bacterium, the following proteins share a genomic window:
- the sucD gene encoding succinate--CoA ligase subunit alpha has translation MSILINKNTKLIVQGITGNEGLFHTTQMVAYGTNVVGGVTPGKGGEWVLDGKIPVFDSVKLAKEATDANCSVIFVPARFAPDAMFEAADAGIPLVVCITEGVAVQDMMRVRNYLDQKGVRLVGPNCPGMLTPGESKVGIIPGNIAIPGNVGVVSRSGTLTYEVLYALKLVGMGASTCVGIGGDPVNGTNFIDVLEMFEHDPHTEKVVLIGEIGGTDEDKAADFIASKMTKPVVSFIAGQTAPPGKRMGHAGAIIEGGAGTAEGKIKALQAAGVKVAKHPEEIPSLLK, from the coding sequence ATGAGCATACTCATCAACAAAAATACAAAACTCATCGTGCAGGGAATCACGGGCAACGAAGGACTCTTCCACACGACGCAAATGGTCGCGTATGGGACGAACGTGGTCGGCGGCGTGACGCCAGGCAAAGGCGGCGAATGGGTTTTAGACGGGAAGATTCCCGTCTTCGATTCGGTCAAGTTGGCAAAAGAGGCGACCGACGCAAACTGTTCCGTGATCTTCGTCCCTGCCCGCTTTGCCCCAGATGCGATGTTCGAAGCGGCGGACGCGGGCATCCCGCTCGTCGTCTGCATCACCGAAGGCGTGGCAGTGCAAGACATGATGCGCGTGAGAAATTATCTCGATCAAAAAGGTGTGCGGCTGGTCGGACCTAACTGTCCCGGAATGTTGACCCCCGGCGAATCGAAGGTTGGTATCATCCCCGGCAACATTGCCATTCCCGGAAACGTGGGCGTCGTCTCGCGCTCTGGAACGCTCACATACGAAGTGCTGTACGCGTTGAAACTCGTCGGCATGGGCGCGTCTACGTGCGTGGGCATCGGCGGCGACCCGGTCAATGGAACGAATTTCATTGACGTATTGGAAATGTTCGAACACGATCCACACACCGAAAAAGTCGTGCTGATCGGCGAGATCGGCGGCACAGATGAAGACAAAGCCGCAGACTTCATCGCCTCGAAGATGACCAAGCCAGTTGTTTCATTCATCGCTGGGCAAACCGCCCCTCCAGGCAAACGGATGGGTCACGCGGGAGCCATCATCGAAGGCGGCGCAGGAACCGCCGAAGGCAAGATCAAAGCCCTGCAAGCCGCAGGCGTGAAAGTAGCAAAACACCCGGAAGAGATTCCGTCCCTTTTGAAATAA
- the sucC gene encoding ADP-forming succinate--CoA ligase subunit beta, whose translation MKLHEYQSKTIFAKYGIPIPKGRTASTAVEAKHIAEELGGRVVIKSQVLVGGRGKAGGIKVAKSAAEAEQLAQQILTMEIKGLPVRKVLVDEAAAIEHEIYFSITNDRAAKKPVMIASAAGGIDIEEVAAKTPEKIIKVHIDPLLGLRDYQSRDVAASIDLPREHWREFSKIASGLWQAYLETDATLAEINPLVITKDNRLVALDGKMMIDDNAMFRHADLNEMRDIDEEAPAETEARKYGLSYIKLDGNIGCMVNGAGLAMTSMDIVKLFGGEPANFLDIGGGAGSDKVAAAMKIILSDPNVKAVLFNIFGGITRCDEVARGILVAMDEVKPKVPMVVRLVGTNAEEGRRLLQDAKMITAETLADAAQKAVQAAKG comes from the coding sequence ATGAAACTTCACGAGTATCAATCCAAAACGATTTTTGCAAAATATGGAATCCCGATCCCAAAGGGACGGACAGCGTCTACCGCAGTGGAGGCGAAGCACATCGCCGAAGAACTGGGTGGGCGCGTTGTTATTAAATCGCAAGTGTTGGTGGGCGGACGCGGCAAAGCGGGAGGCATCAAGGTCGCCAAGAGCGCGGCAGAAGCCGAGCAACTGGCGCAACAGATCCTCACGATGGAAATCAAAGGTTTGCCCGTTCGTAAGGTGCTGGTTGACGAAGCCGCCGCCATCGAACATGAAATTTATTTTTCAATCACTAACGACCGCGCCGCGAAAAAGCCTGTGATGATCGCCTCTGCCGCAGGCGGCATTGACATCGAGGAAGTCGCCGCCAAAACGCCTGAGAAAATCATCAAAGTCCACATTGATCCATTGCTTGGGTTGAGAGATTATCAATCACGCGACGTCGCCGCTTCGATTGACTTGCCGCGCGAACACTGGCGCGAGTTCAGCAAGATCGCTTCTGGTTTATGGCAGGCTTATCTCGAAACCGACGCAACGCTGGCGGAGATCAATCCGCTGGTGATCACAAAAGATAATCGCCTTGTCGCGCTCGACGGCAAGATGATGATTGACGACAACGCCATGTTCCGTCACGCGGACTTGAACGAAATGCGCGACATTGACGAAGAGGCGCCTGCCGAGACCGAAGCGCGCAAGTATGGGCTGTCGTACATCAAACTCGACGGCAACATCGGTTGCATGGTCAACGGCGCGGGATTAGCGATGACCAGCATGGACATCGTCAAGTTGTTCGGCGGCGAACCCGCCAACTTTTTGGATATCGGCGGCGGCGCGGGCTCGGATAAAGTTGCCGCGGCGATGAAGATCATTCTCTCCGACCCGAACGTGAAAGCGGTTCTCTTCAACATTTTCGGCGGCATCACCCGTTGCGACGAAGTCGCCCGTGGAATCTTGGTCGCGATGGACGAAGTGAAGCCGAAAGTCCCAATGGTGGTGCGACTCGTCGGCACGAACGCGGAAGAAGGTCGCAGGCTTTTGCAGGATGCGAAGATGATCACCGCCGAGACGCTGGCAGACGCGGCGCAAAAGGCTGTGCAGGCGGCGAAGGGATAA
- a CDS encoding ABC transporter ATP-binding protein, which yields MKHLLRIRVFLKPYAPQILLTLLMLFAITALSLIVPRIIQTVVDDGLARGDSRYLVRSALLLLGLGLASAFLSLINRYATEWIAAHVGYDLRNRMYDHIQHLPFTYHDHTQSGQLISRCIEDVRAIEKFAGSAVADLVKFALLVVGVIYFLVSANSLLAVIALLPMIPLILMTAGFGTKIGKLFFAVDQAMGEVSNRLQENVVGVQVVRAFAREDYEINRFTDANNVVFKTWVRVIDEWSKIMPTANWLTTISVILILWFGGQMVMNGTLTVGEIVAFNVYVLMLAEPAQQLTGLVNAGGEAAAGAQRVFEVLDIAPAIQSSTDAVNIESLRGEVEFRNVGLNYKGEKTASLDGIDVKVEPNQIVALIGPTGSGKTSFVNLISRFYDVTDGCVLVDGVDVREMNLVSLRRQIGIVLQTSLLFSDSIKANIAYGRPDATMDEIVAAAKAAQAHEFIEGFTHGYDTVVGERGVTLSGGQRQRVAIARALLMNPRILILDDSTSSVDTQTEKLIQAALDHLMEGRTTFVIAHRLSTVRRADLILVLDKGQIAERGTHEELLARGGLYKEIHDLQLVDHAAFAEEVEEKQVEEARPDEGSHVIA from the coding sequence ATGAAACATTTATTACGAATTCGAGTTTTTCTCAAACCTTACGCGCCTCAAATTTTGTTGACGCTGTTGATGTTGTTCGCCATCACCGCGCTCAGCCTGATCGTGCCGCGCATCATTCAGACTGTGGTAGACGACGGACTCGCGCGCGGCGACTCGCGCTACCTAGTCCGCTCTGCGCTTCTCCTTCTCGGACTTGGGCTTGCCTCGGCTTTCCTCAGCCTGATCAACCGTTACGCCACCGAATGGATCGCGGCACACGTTGGCTATGACCTGCGCAATCGCATGTACGACCACATCCAGCATTTGCCGTTCACCTATCACGATCATACCCAATCAGGGCAACTGATCTCACGTTGCATCGAAGACGTGCGCGCCATCGAAAAGTTCGCGGGCAGCGCCGTCGCCGATTTAGTGAAATTCGCCTTGCTGGTCGTGGGGGTGATTTATTTTCTGGTCAGCGCAAATTCGTTGTTGGCTGTGATTGCGTTGCTTCCGATGATCCCGTTGATTCTGATGACCGCTGGCTTCGGCACGAAGATCGGAAAATTATTCTTCGCAGTGGATCAAGCCATGGGCGAAGTTTCCAACCGTTTGCAGGAAAATGTCGTCGGCGTGCAAGTCGTCCGCGCGTTTGCGCGCGAGGACTATGAAATCAATCGCTTCACCGACGCCAATAATGTGGTATTCAAAACCTGGGTGCGCGTCATTGACGAGTGGTCGAAGATCATGCCGACCGCTAACTGGTTGACGACGATCAGTGTCATTTTGATTCTGTGGTTCGGCGGGCAAATGGTCATGAACGGAACCTTGACCGTCGGTGAAATTGTCGCTTTCAATGTGTACGTCCTGATGTTGGCGGAACCCGCCCAACAGTTGACGGGACTCGTCAACGCGGGCGGCGAAGCGGCGGCAGGCGCCCAGCGCGTCTTTGAAGTGTTGGACATTGCGCCAGCCATCCAATCCTCGACGGACGCGGTTAATATCGAGTCGTTGCGCGGTGAAGTGGAATTCAGAAATGTCGGTCTCAACTACAAAGGCGAGAAGACCGCTTCGTTGGACGGAATCGATGTAAAGGTCGAGCCGAATCAAATCGTCGCGCTGATCGGACCGACAGGTTCGGGTAAAACTTCCTTCGTCAACCTCATCTCACGCTTTTACGATGTGACGGATGGATGCGTGTTAGTTGATGGCGTGGATGTGCGTGAAATGAATTTGGTCTCGCTTCGCCGTCAAATCGGTATCGTCCTGCAAACCTCGTTGTTGTTTTCCGATTCGATCAAGGCAAACATTGCCTATGGTCGTCCCGACGCAACGATGGATGAAATCGTTGCCGCCGCCAAAGCCGCGCAGGCGCATGAATTTATCGAGGGCTTCACGCATGGATACGATACAGTTGTCGGCGAGCGTGGCGTGACGCTTTCAGGCGGACAACGTCAGCGCGTGGCGATTGCAAGAGCGCTGTTGATGAACCCGCGTATCTTGATCTTGGACGACTCAACTTCATCTGTCGATACACAAACCGAAAAACTCATCCAAGCCGCGCTGGATCACCTCATGGAAGGTCGCACAACCTTTGTTATCGCCCACCGCCTCAGCACCGTCCGCCGCGCCGATTTAATTCTTGTGCTGGACAAAGGTCAAATCGCCGAACGCGGCACACACGAAGAACTCCTCGCCCGCGGCGGCTTGTACAAAGAAATCCATGATTTGCAATTGGTAGATCACGCCGCGTTTGCAGAAGAAGTTGAAGAAAAGCAAGTCGAGGAAGCCAGACCTGACGAAGGCTCGCATGTTATTGCGTAA
- a CDS encoding GIY-YIG nuclease family protein — protein MPYIVYILECSDGSYYTGSTDDINKRLWQHQQGFEPSAYTFSRRPVKLVWASEETKHYYDALRWERQIKGWSRAKKQALIRGDFDAIHEIVKAERKQREKNKNKPPR, from the coding sequence ATGCCTTACATTGTTTACATTCTCGAATGTTCAGATGGTTCCTATTACACAGGGAGCACTGATGACATAAACAAACGTCTATGGCAACACCAACAGGGATTTGAACCCTCTGCCTATACATTCTCTCGTCGTCCTGTAAAGTTGGTTTGGGCGTCGGAAGAAACGAAACATTACTACGACGCTCTCCGATGGGAGCGACAGATCAAAGGCTGGAGCCGCGCAAAGAAGCAGGCATTAATTCGCGGTGATTTCGATGCAATTCATGAAATTGTAAAAGCAGAAAGAAAACAGAGAGAGAAAAACAAAAACAAACCTCCGCGCTGA
- a CDS encoding ABC transporter ATP-binding protein — translation MPTKIIPPSFITQSEEQLDKGYDPNVARGLLGFVKPYAPRMFFALILMIIVTAASVSGPYFVKLAIDEGIGNNNLIELRNVVIAFFAVSVIQLITNFYRVRIMSRVGQHVLYDVRTAMFEHLQKLSLGFYNRYSVGRVITRVINDVGTLREFITWAVLAIVRSLLGIIGTLVAMLALDVKLSLLTFTVLPFMVLATIIFRKAARQNYRKVRAAVSWTNSVLAENVNGVRVVQAFSRQEKNYSNFSGYVNRYYLETSLDAAKVASMFTPVVDVLGAIATAIVVYVGGRYVLGESITPGVLIAFVLYIDRFFEPIRDLSRRFDTLQSTMAGGERILELLNQPIEVRDAENAAGLEAIVGGVRFEDVQFHYSDDPTLVLDGINLNVDAGQTVALVGETGAGKTTIVKLLARFHDPTSGWVRVDGVDLRTVTQQSLRRQMGMVLQDPFLFNGTVKENILFGRLDASDDDVIRAARAVGAHDFIIGLKHGYETSVEEGGATLSVGQRQLISFARALLADPRILILDEATSSVDTQTEQIIQNALTTLLKGRTSFVIAHRLSTIVKADKIVVIHDGKIVEQGTHAELLANQGMYYELYRTGFQE, via the coding sequence ATGCCAACCAAAATCATCCCTCCCTCCTTTATCACCCAATCGGAAGAGCAACTCGATAAGGGTTACGACCCCAACGTGGCGCGTGGATTGCTTGGCTTCGTCAAGCCGTACGCGCCGCGCATGTTCTTCGCGCTGATACTCATGATCATCGTCACTGCCGCCTCAGTGTCGGGACCATACTTCGTCAAACTCGCTATAGACGAAGGGATTGGAAACAATAACCTAATCGAGTTGCGGAATGTCGTGATTGCATTCTTTGCCGTCTCGGTCATCCAACTCATCACCAACTTTTATCGTGTGCGGATCATGTCTCGTGTGGGGCAGCACGTGCTGTACGACGTCCGTACGGCGATGTTCGAGCATTTGCAAAAACTCTCGCTGGGATTTTACAACCGCTATAGCGTGGGACGCGTCATCACACGAGTTATCAACGACGTGGGGACTCTGCGTGAGTTCATCACATGGGCGGTGCTAGCGATTGTCCGTAGTTTGCTCGGCATCATCGGCACGTTGGTTGCGATGCTCGCGCTCGACGTGAAATTATCTCTTCTCACGTTTACCGTTTTGCCGTTTATGGTTTTGGCGACAATCATATTCCGCAAAGCCGCGCGGCAAAACTATCGCAAGGTGCGCGCCGCCGTCTCGTGGACCAACTCGGTGTTGGCGGAGAATGTCAACGGTGTGCGCGTGGTGCAGGCGTTCTCGCGGCAGGAGAAAAATTATTCCAACTTCAGCGGCTACGTCAATCGTTATTATCTCGAAACGAGTCTCGACGCGGCGAAGGTCGCTTCGATGTTCACGCCTGTTGTGGATGTGCTTGGCGCAATCGCAACCGCCATCGTTGTGTATGTCGGCGGCAGGTATGTGCTCGGCGAGTCAATTACCCCAGGCGTGTTGATCGCATTCGTTTTGTACATTGACCGCTTCTTCGAGCCGATTCGTGATCTCAGTCGACGCTTCGACACGCTTCAATCCACGATGGCGGGCGGCGAACGCATCCTCGAACTGCTCAACCAGCCGATCGAAGTTCGGGATGCGGAAAATGCCGCAGGGTTAGAGGCAATCGTCGGCGGCGTCCGATTCGAAGATGTCCAATTTCATTATTCGGATGACCCGACTCTCGTCCTCGACGGAATCAATCTCAACGTGGATGCGGGGCAAACGGTGGCGCTTGTCGGGGAGACGGGCGCGGGCAAGACGACTATCGTCAAACTTTTGGCACGCTTCCATGACCCGACTTCGGGCTGGGTGCGCGTGGACGGCGTTGACCTGCGGACGGTGACTCAGCAAAGCCTGCGGCGACAGATGGGTATGGTTCTGCAAGATCCATTTCTGTTCAACGGCACGGTGAAGGAAAATATTTTGTTCGGCAGGCTCGATGCGAGCGACGATGATGTAATCCGCGCGGCGCGTGCGGTTGGCGCGCATGATTTTATTATCGGCTTGAAACATGGATACGAAACTTCGGTGGAGGAGGGCGGCGCGACGTTGAGCGTGGGGCAGAGGCAGTTGATCTCGTTCGCCCGCGCCTTGCTCGCCGACCCGCGTATTTTGATTCTGGACGAAGCCACATCTTCGGTGGACACGCAAACCGAACAGATCATTCAAAATGCCCTGACGACTCTCTTGAAGGGACGCACATCGTTTGTCATCGCCCATCGCCTGTCCACGATCGTCAAAGCCGATAAGATCGTGGTCATCCACGATGGGAAAATCGTCGAGCAGGGAACGCACGCCGAACTGCTGGCGAATCAAGGGATGTATTACGAGTTGTATCGGACGGGGTTTCAGGAGTAG
- a CDS encoding DUF4258 domain-containing protein has product MKSLEQIRRQLVAGEFEFSRHALKRAVERNISETEIRDAAKNAELIEDYPQDKYSPSCLIFGLTKDNRPMHIQVSYADTERVRIITLYEPDPEEWINNRERR; this is encoded by the coding sequence ATGAAATCGCTGGAACAGATTCGTCGTCAACTTGTGGCTGGAGAATTCGAATTTTCCCGTCACGCTTTGAAACGAGCAGTTGAGCGAAATATCTCGGAGACCGAAATCCGAGATGCGGCAAAAAACGCAGAGTTAATCGAGGACTATCCTCAAGATAAATACTCTCCAAGTTGTTTGATATTCGGATTAACGAAGGACAATCGCCCTATGCACATTCAAGTATCTTACGCGGATACTGAACGGGTACGAATAATCACCTTGTATGAACCTGATCCTGAAGAATGGATTAACAATAGAGAACGGAGATAA
- a CDS encoding YgiT-type zinc finger protein, with product MFKCHVCGSAEYRDELVNEVFQIDGKPVLVENIPAQVCERCGEEIFSRQTTENVRLLVHGKSKPIKSVQMDVFAYA from the coding sequence ATGTTCAAATGTCATGTTTGCGGTTCGGCAGAATACCGTGATGAGCTGGTAAACGAAGTTTTTCAAATTGACGGCAAGCCTGTGCTTGTGGAAAATATTCCCGCGCAGGTATGCGAGCGTTGTGGCGAAGAGATTTTTAGCCGCCAAACGACTGAAAATGTGCGCCTGCTTGTTCATGGAAAATCGAAGCCGATCAAGTCGGTGCAAATGGATGTGTTCGCGTATGCGTGA